AACCTACCGTTGAATGACTCCACTGTGGCATTATCCGTTGGTGTTCCCGGCCGGGAAAAATCAATATGGATCCCCCGCTCATACACCCATTTATCCAGCATTTTTCCTGCAAATTCAGAGCCATTGTCCGTTTTCAACAACCGAGGAAGCGGGCGACTGAGCGCGATGCTATTCAGCATTTCCGCAACTTCCGTTGAGCGCAGATTCTGCCCGACACAGATCCCCAGACATTCGCGGATGTACAGATCAATCACCGTCAACAGACGCAACCGGCGGCCGTCAAACAGAGCATCAGAGACAAAATCC
This genomic interval from Salmonella enterica subsp. enterica serovar Choleraesuis contains the following:
- a CDS encoding hypothetical protein (possible pseudo, frameshifted); translated protein: MDFVSDALFDGRRLRLLTVIDLYIRECLGICVGQNLRSTEVAEMLNSIALSRPLPRLLKTDNGSEFAGKMLDKWVYERGIHIDFSRPGTPTDNATVESFNGRLRPECLNENWFMSLEDARSKIEAWRIHYNQRRPHSALDWMTPSEFAEKSAGCQNMQPT